One stretch of Roseimicrobium sp. ORNL1 DNA includes these proteins:
- a CDS encoding type IV pilus twitching motility protein PilT: MAIIDSLFKRLIELGGSDLHLSQGNPPKVRVHGSIKPISDTIMSDTDMETMMREICEPRAWDRYKEKGDLDFAYEMDSDSRFRCNYLRQLNGYAAVFRIIPTKIASLEQLGIPQVVKEFGHMRSGLVLVTGPTGSGKSTTLAALIDYINTNFNRHIITVEEPIEFVHRNKKSIITQREVPIQTPTFSDGLRSALREDADIVLVGEMRDHETISLALTAAETGLLVFGTLHTNNARKTCDRIVDVFPADQQSQVRTMLAASLRGVVAQLLVKKADGKGRAAVNEIMVATPAVGAIIREGATQKLYDVIIGGKAQGMQFMDEAIWEKLRDGYISPMEAYMKAIDKNRFKAFLPPDEAGVAVASGAEQDK; this comes from the coding sequence ATGGCCATCATTGACAGTCTCTTCAAACGCCTCATCGAGCTGGGCGGCTCTGACCTTCACCTCTCCCAGGGCAACCCGCCCAAGGTCCGCGTGCACGGCAGCATCAAGCCCATCTCGGACACCATCATGTCTGACACGGACATGGAAACGATGATGCGTGAGATCTGCGAGCCGCGCGCTTGGGATCGCTACAAGGAAAAGGGCGACCTGGACTTCGCCTACGAAATGGACAGCGACTCGCGCTTCCGCTGCAACTACCTCCGCCAGCTCAATGGCTACGCCGCGGTTTTTCGTATCATTCCCACCAAGATTGCCTCGCTGGAGCAGCTCGGCATTCCCCAGGTGGTGAAGGAATTCGGCCACATGCGCTCCGGCCTCGTGCTGGTGACGGGCCCCACGGGCTCCGGCAAGTCCACCACGCTTGCTGCTCTGATCGACTACATCAACACGAACTTCAACCGCCACATCATCACGGTGGAGGAGCCTATTGAATTCGTGCACCGGAACAAGAAGAGCATCATCACCCAGCGTGAGGTGCCCATCCAGACCCCGACCTTCTCCGACGGCCTGCGCTCCGCCCTGCGTGAAGATGCAGACATCGTGCTGGTGGGGGAAATGCGAGACCACGAAACCATCTCCCTCGCGCTGACCGCTGCTGAGACGGGCCTGCTCGTCTTCGGCACGCTGCACACGAACAACGCACGCAAGACCTGCGACCGTATCGTGGACGTCTTCCCCGCGGACCAGCAGAGCCAGGTGCGCACCATGCTCGCCGCCTCCCTGCGCGGCGTCGTGGCCCAGCTCCTGGTGAAGAAGGCGGACGGCAAGGGCCGCGCCGCCGTGAATGAAATCATGGTCGCCACCCCCGCCGTGGGCGCCATCATCCGTGAAGGTGCCACACAGAAGCTCTACGACGTCATCATCGGCGGCAAGGCCCAAGGCATGCAGTTCATGGACGAAGCCATCTGGGAAAAACTCCGCGACGGCTACATCAGCCCCATGGAGGCCTACATGAAGGCCATCGACAAGAACCGCTTCAAAGCCTTCCTGCCCCCGGATGAAGCCGGCGTGGCCGTGGCCTCTGGTGCGGAACAGGATAAGTAG
- a CDS encoding type IV pilus twitching motility protein PilT: protein MSQTQTEDEAVAVAVAVEEDHSHPAVTTLSSVDQYLQLAQEYGCSDLHLATGAPPMWRRFGVLQPIWTDAALLTAEDARRLAYNFLPDAHVKTLEKRGDVDFAYSPTFGRFRCSVVVQRLGIDMVFRVIDSRIRTIEELDLPETARTLTRYHNGLVLVTGATGSGKSTTLAALVDEVNQEREDHIITLEDPIEYVFTPKGCHVNQREVGSHTASFAAALRGALREDPDVIMVGEMRDLETISLAITAAETGHLVLGTLHTGNAPRTLDRVLDVFPSDQRDQIRIMVSESLRGIISQQLIPRQDGDGRIMALEILVNTPAVANCIREGKTFMLPGIMQTGKSVGMITMDDSLKALYSQGSISREETLSRAEDKGSMLKFLDS, encoded by the coding sequence ATGAGCCAGACACAGACAGAAGACGAAGCCGTAGCCGTAGCAGTTGCCGTGGAGGAAGATCATTCGCATCCCGCAGTCACCACGCTCAGCTCCGTGGATCAGTACCTGCAACTCGCCCAAGAGTACGGCTGCTCGGACCTTCACCTCGCGACTGGCGCACCTCCCATGTGGCGCCGCTTCGGCGTGCTCCAACCCATCTGGACGGATGCCGCTCTCCTCACGGCGGAAGACGCCCGCCGCCTGGCTTACAATTTCCTCCCCGATGCCCACGTGAAGACGCTGGAAAAGCGCGGTGACGTGGACTTCGCCTACTCTCCGACCTTCGGTCGCTTCCGTTGCTCCGTGGTTGTCCAGCGCCTCGGCATTGACATGGTCTTCCGTGTTATCGACAGCCGCATCCGCACCATCGAAGAGCTCGACTTGCCGGAAACGGCTCGCACACTCACCCGCTATCACAACGGCCTCGTACTCGTGACCGGCGCCACCGGTTCCGGCAAGTCCACCACCCTCGCGGCCCTGGTCGATGAGGTGAATCAGGAACGTGAGGACCACATCATCACGCTGGAAGACCCCATCGAGTACGTCTTCACGCCCAAAGGCTGCCACGTGAATCAGCGCGAAGTGGGCTCGCACACCGCCTCCTTCGCCGCAGCGTTGCGCGGCGCACTCCGTGAAGACCCGGACGTCATCATGGTGGGTGAAATGCGCGACCTGGAAACCATCTCTCTCGCCATCACCGCTGCAGAAACGGGTCACTTGGTGCTCGGCACGCTCCACACGGGCAATGCCCCGCGTACCCTGGACCGTGTGCTGGACGTCTTCCCCAGTGACCAGCGCGACCAGATCCGCATCATGGTGAGTGAATCTCTCCGCGGCATCATCTCCCAGCAGCTCATCCCGCGGCAGGACGGCGATGGCCGTATCATGGCACTCGAGATTCTGGTGAACACGCCCGCTGTGGCGAACTGTATTCGCGAAGGCAAGACCTTCATGCTCCCCGGCATCATGCAGACCGGCAAATCCGTGGGCATGATCACCATGGATGACTCGCTGAAGGCGCTCTACTCCCAAGGCTCCATCAGTCGCGAAGAAACCCTGAGCCGTGCCGAGGACAAGGGCAGCATGCTCAAGTTCCTTGATTCCTGA
- a CDS encoding phage holin family protein has protein sequence MPSSGLSEPFLRYLEARGILLTLEAQEALGQVVRVLIFVGLAGAAIFIGWLLLAGVVADLLMTQARWSWQAAAGALAGFHLFVAFIFLLATRNRLASMRWFGDTINEFRKDRAWLSSQTGKR, from the coding sequence ATGCCTTCCTCCGGGCTCTCTGAGCCCTTCCTCCGCTATCTGGAAGCGCGAGGCATCCTGCTGACGCTGGAAGCTCAGGAAGCACTCGGCCAGGTGGTGCGTGTCCTCATCTTCGTGGGGCTCGCCGGTGCCGCCATCTTCATCGGGTGGCTGCTGCTGGCGGGAGTCGTGGCGGACCTTCTCATGACCCAGGCCCGCTGGTCCTGGCAGGCGGCTGCAGGTGCGCTCGCCGGCTTTCACCTTTTCGTCGCCTTCATCTTCCTCCTGGCCACAAGAAACCGTCTTGCGTCCATGCGCTGGTTTGGAGACACTATTAACGAATTCAGAAAAGATCGCGCATGGCTCTCCAGCCAGACAGGCAAACGCTGA
- a CDS encoding DUF883 family protein, giving the protein MSDNSIDPTFGAAPGADPFASAKASALKAAEDLRSAATVKAQEFRQAAEQRAQQWKHSAEEASQHAREYADKAWEETRAKTKDIATEAEKFTREKPLQAVLAAFGVGFLVGVILKR; this is encoded by the coding sequence ATGAGTGACAATTCCATTGATCCCACATTTGGAGCCGCGCCGGGTGCGGATCCGTTTGCCTCAGCCAAGGCCAGCGCTCTGAAAGCCGCCGAGGATCTTCGCAGCGCCGCGACGGTAAAGGCCCAGGAATTTCGCCAGGCCGCCGAGCAGCGGGCGCAGCAGTGGAAGCATTCCGCCGAGGAAGCCTCCCAGCATGCGCGCGAATACGCGGACAAGGCTTGGGAAGAAACACGCGCGAAGACCAAGGACATCGCCACTGAGGCGGAGAAGTTTACCCGTGAGAAGCCCCTTCAAGCGGTGCTTGCCGCGTTTGGCGTGGGATTCCTCGTGGGAGTCATCCTGAAGCGCTAG
- a CDS encoding NINE protein, translated as MTDASPNKTHSKTIGYLLWIFGFTGAHRFYFGKPITGTIWFFTGGLLLIGWVIDLFLIPGMDKKADQKYTSGPIDYSVAWALQTFLGVFGVHRFYMGKWLTGLLWLATGGLFLIGYVVDYCTLNGQIDEINRRARGLPAA; from the coding sequence ATGACGGACGCTTCCCCCAACAAGACTCACAGCAAAACCATCGGCTACCTGCTCTGGATTTTCGGGTTCACCGGCGCCCACCGCTTCTATTTCGGCAAGCCCATCACCGGGACCATCTGGTTTTTCACGGGCGGTTTACTCCTCATCGGCTGGGTGATCGATCTGTTTCTGATCCCCGGCATGGACAAAAAGGCCGACCAGAAATATACCTCCGGCCCCATCGACTACTCCGTGGCCTGGGCTCTGCAGACCTTCCTCGGCGTCTTCGGCGTGCACCGCTTCTACATGGGCAAATGGCTCACCGGCCTGCTTTGGCTGGCCACCGGCGGCCTGTTCCTCATCGGCTACGTCGTAGACTATTGCACTTTGAACGGCCAGATCGACGAGATCAACCGCCGCGCCCGGGGCCTGCCCGCCGCGTGA
- the infC gene encoding translation initiation factor IF-3 — protein sequence MNPSFNNRPRPGFQRGGRYQDQTRVNDRIRAPKVRVIDGVSGQQIGVLPTGQAIRMARERGLDLIEISASADPPVCKIVDYGKYKYEQEKKKKEAAKSQKGGKLKEMKFRIGIDPHDYTIKIAHAEEFLSHGDKVRVQLQFKGRQMAHQELGFQLARRIRTDLEGMGHVDQEPKMAGRNINMQISPHPERQRVRKFANFKHGKFINPEEEDNTHESDHDSEIAAEAMQQNGNGSVNGNGNGAVNGDAQPKGEGANAAVSDNARG from the coding sequence ATAAACCCTAGCTTCAACAATCGTCCCCGACCCGGCTTCCAGCGTGGAGGCCGTTACCAAGATCAGACCCGCGTCAATGACCGCATCCGGGCACCGAAGGTGCGCGTGATCGACGGTGTATCCGGACAGCAAATCGGGGTGCTTCCCACTGGACAGGCCATCCGCATGGCGCGTGAGCGCGGCCTGGACCTTATCGAAATCTCCGCCTCGGCCGATCCGCCGGTGTGCAAAATCGTCGACTACGGCAAGTACAAGTACGAGCAGGAGAAGAAGAAGAAGGAGGCCGCCAAGAGCCAGAAGGGTGGGAAGCTGAAGGAAATGAAATTCCGCATCGGCATCGACCCGCACGACTACACCATCAAGATTGCCCACGCGGAAGAGTTCCTCTCCCACGGGGACAAGGTGCGCGTGCAGCTCCAGTTCAAGGGCCGCCAGATGGCGCACCAGGAGCTGGGTTTCCAGCTGGCCCGCCGCATCCGCACCGACTTGGAGGGCATGGGTCACGTGGACCAGGAGCCGAAGATGGCCGGTCGTAACATCAACATGCAGATCTCGCCGCACCCCGAGCGGCAGCGTGTGCGCAAGTTCGCCAACTTCAAGCACGGGAAGTTCATCAACCCGGAAGAAGAGGACAACACGCACGAGTCCGACCACGATTCCGAAATCGCCGCCGAAGCCATGCAGCAAAATGGCAATGGCAGCGTAAACGGGAACGGGAATGGCGCGGTGAACGGCGATGCTCAGCCGAAAGGTGAAGGCGCCAATGCTGCGGTCTCGGACAACGCCCGCGGCTGA
- a CDS encoding HAD hydrolase-like protein, which yields MHSCPSTLLLFDIDGTLLDTRGAGAGALLDATEEVLGLAREKIPPLDLAGATDGAVIRKLFADAGQPVEQGRVEAFQKHYLARLETRLHHDEFPGKLLNGVTTLLARLGDEPHFSLGLLTGNWRAGARLKLERFGIHGHFLDGGFGDDGEHRNDLGPVAVRRMEAATGRSFAPHQVIVIGDTPKDIACAHAMGARCLAVATGVFAHASLLPFAAWQVLESLEDTEALLQVLAA from the coding sequence ATGCATTCCTGCCCCAGCACCCTCCTCCTTTTCGACATCGATGGCACCCTGCTGGACACACGCGGGGCCGGAGCCGGGGCGCTGCTGGATGCCACTGAAGAGGTGCTGGGTTTGGCCCGCGAAAAAATTCCTCCCCTCGACCTTGCCGGAGCGACGGATGGCGCGGTCATCCGCAAGCTCTTCGCCGACGCGGGCCAGCCAGTCGAGCAGGGAAGGGTGGAGGCATTCCAGAAACACTACCTCGCCCGGCTGGAGACGAGGCTGCACCACGACGAGTTTCCCGGAAAGCTGCTCAATGGGGTGACGACGCTCCTTGCACGCTTGGGGGATGAGCCCCATTTCTCGCTGGGCCTGCTCACTGGGAACTGGCGAGCCGGAGCGCGGCTGAAGCTGGAGCGTTTTGGCATCCATGGCCACTTCCTGGACGGCGGATTTGGTGACGATGGTGAGCATCGCAACGACCTCGGCCCCGTGGCGGTGCGCCGCATGGAGGCGGCGACCGGGCGCAGCTTCGCCCCGCACCAGGTCATCGTCATTGGCGATACACCGAAGGACATCGCCTGCGCGCATGCCATGGGGGCGCGCTGCCTCGCCGTGGCCACGGGGGTGTTTGCCCATGCCAGCCTGCTGCCTTTCGCCGCCTGGCAGGTGTTGGAGAGCCTGGAGGACACGGAAGCCCTGCTCCAGGTGCTGGCGGCATGA
- a CDS encoding cobalamin-independent methionine synthase II family protein, with amino-acid sequence MGTPALLTTTVGSYPVPDWLPALPSSQALLDATRVVFDIQREAGIDLPTDGELYRFDINHPDTNGMIDYFTSKLGGISPAGRAETEVFRAKQEMQFRAKPAGVVRTPITEGTLNLPEDCARASAVARGAFKFTLTSPYMLARTLLDKHYRDLSGLTLAIADALAAQVAFLDTSCIQIDEANIPGNPADSALAAKAINRVLDAVPNGVQRAVHLCFGNYGGQTVQQGTWDALLTFFNDLQVDHVVLELAHRPSSDLDALKDLPPYVGLGIGVVDVKVNHVETEDEVARRIDAAAQKLGADRLRYIHPDCGFWMLKRSVADRKMAALAQGRDRYLRS; translated from the coding sequence ATGGGCACGCCCGCACTACTCACCACTACGGTAGGTTCTTATCCTGTTCCTGACTGGCTTCCCGCGCTGCCTAGTTCCCAGGCGCTGCTCGATGCGACTCGTGTGGTCTTTGACATCCAGCGCGAGGCGGGCATCGACCTGCCCACGGATGGTGAACTCTACCGCTTCGACATCAATCATCCGGATACAAATGGGATGATCGACTACTTCACCAGCAAGCTCGGTGGTATCTCACCCGCAGGGCGTGCAGAGACGGAAGTCTTCCGCGCGAAGCAGGAGATGCAGTTCCGCGCCAAACCCGCCGGCGTGGTGCGTACGCCCATCACCGAAGGGACGCTGAATCTGCCGGAGGATTGCGCGCGTGCCAGTGCAGTGGCGCGGGGTGCCTTCAAATTCACGCTTACCAGCCCGTACATGCTGGCGCGCACCTTGCTGGACAAGCACTACCGCGATCTATCCGGACTCACGCTCGCCATCGCGGATGCGCTTGCGGCACAGGTGGCGTTTCTCGACACCTCATGCATCCAGATCGATGAGGCCAACATCCCCGGCAACCCGGCGGATTCTGCGCTGGCCGCCAAGGCCATCAACCGGGTGCTCGATGCCGTTCCCAATGGGGTGCAGCGCGCCGTGCACCTCTGCTTTGGCAACTACGGCGGGCAGACGGTGCAGCAGGGCACATGGGACGCGTTGCTGACGTTCTTTAACGATCTCCAGGTGGATCATGTGGTGCTGGAGCTCGCGCATCGTCCCTCATCTGATCTGGATGCACTCAAGGACCTGCCGCCGTATGTGGGTCTTGGCATCGGGGTGGTGGATGTGAAGGTGAATCACGTGGAAACGGAAGACGAAGTCGCGCGGCGCATTGATGCCGCGGCGCAGAAACTCGGTGCGGATCGTTTGAGGTATATCCACCCTGACTGCGGCTTCTGGATGCTCAAGCGCAGCGTCGCGGATCGCAAGATGGCCGCGCTGGCGCAGGGGCGGGACAGGTATTTGAGGAGTTAG
- a CDS encoding FAD-dependent oxidoreductase: MKLRRRFLLATLLTALATPLSLSAQANKAPESYDVVIYGGVPCGIAAAITAKREGASVLLIEPTKHIGGLSTSGINTAESEHMLKWTIGGFADEFYKRLGKHYGTNNPEYFFESSVAEQVYQDMLKEVGLTPRYGVVVEKVQKDGAKITSITLSDGVEVKGKVFIDAGYEGDLMARAGVDYAFGRDSKAEYNEEAAGIRFDKTVRQAKTVDENGKLLPGISGWVKDYKEGDAHPGTMNYNFRPTFANDPALRVPIPEPKNYDRSRYKLLENWLREKASRNEVVKRTDILDFYKRRNGKFEGNNKQAAIFSLGHFGGQIGYPDADYTKRETIYQDHLDYTLGLLKFLRSDESVPKEVREDMATWGFHKDEFADTNNFPPQLYVREARRMKGAYVVKQQDVQTDRRKDDSIGMSSHFIDSHHVQRLAVSPTEFLNEGRIWRMGYAYQIPYRSLTPKAEQASNLLVPGAASFTHVAFCTYRLESVWMIGGHAAGVAAAMAAKSDVPVQKVSLPELQKKLESQGQVVQFIPGKPEKCEHLNGPPEF; the protein is encoded by the coding sequence ATGAAGCTCCGCCGCCGATTCCTCCTCGCCACGCTGCTGACCGCTCTCGCCACTCCCTTGTCCTTGTCCGCCCAAGCGAACAAGGCACCCGAATCCTATGACGTCGTCATCTACGGCGGCGTGCCGTGTGGCATTGCTGCAGCCATCACGGCGAAACGTGAAGGCGCCAGCGTGCTCCTCATTGAGCCCACGAAACACATCGGCGGCCTGAGCACCAGCGGCATCAATACGGCGGAGAGCGAGCACATGCTGAAGTGGACCATCGGCGGCTTCGCGGATGAATTCTACAAGCGCCTCGGCAAGCACTACGGGACGAACAATCCAGAGTACTTCTTCGAATCGAGCGTGGCGGAGCAGGTGTATCAGGACATGTTGAAGGAAGTCGGCCTCACCCCGCGCTACGGCGTGGTCGTGGAAAAGGTGCAGAAGGACGGTGCGAAGATCACCAGCATCACCCTGAGCGATGGCGTGGAAGTGAAAGGTAAGGTATTCATCGATGCCGGCTACGAAGGCGATCTCATGGCACGCGCCGGCGTGGACTACGCCTTCGGTCGTGACAGCAAGGCGGAGTACAACGAGGAAGCCGCCGGCATCCGCTTCGACAAGACCGTGCGCCAGGCGAAGACCGTGGATGAAAACGGCAAACTCCTCCCCGGCATCAGCGGCTGGGTCAAGGACTACAAGGAAGGTGACGCCCACCCCGGCACCATGAACTACAACTTCCGCCCCACCTTTGCCAATGACCCCGCCCTGCGCGTGCCCATCCCCGAGCCGAAGAACTACGACCGCTCACGCTACAAGCTACTGGAGAACTGGCTTCGCGAAAAGGCCTCCCGCAACGAAGTGGTGAAGCGCACGGACATCCTGGATTTCTACAAACGCCGCAACGGCAAGTTTGAAGGGAACAACAAGCAGGCCGCCATCTTCTCTCTCGGCCACTTCGGTGGACAGATCGGCTACCCCGATGCCGATTACACGAAGCGCGAAACCATCTACCAGGATCACCTGGACTACACGCTCGGCCTCCTGAAGTTTCTCCGCAGCGATGAGAGCGTGCCCAAGGAAGTGCGTGAGGACATGGCCACCTGGGGCTTTCACAAGGACGAGTTTGCAGACACCAACAACTTCCCCCCGCAGCTCTATGTGCGCGAAGCGCGTCGTATGAAAGGCGCCTATGTCGTGAAGCAACAGGACGTGCAGACGGATCGTCGCAAGGACGACAGCATCGGCATGAGCAGCCACTTCATCGATTCCCACCACGTGCAGCGCCTCGCTGTGTCTCCCACGGAGTTCCTCAACGAAGGCCGCATCTGGCGCATGGGTTATGCATATCAGATTCCCTATCGCTCACTCACGCCCAAAGCCGAGCAAGCCAGCAACCTCCTCGTGCCCGGAGCCGCGAGCTTCACGCACGTCGCCTTCTGCACCTACCGCCTTGAGAGCGTGTGGATGATCGGCGGCCACGCCGCCGGTGTCGCTGCCGCGATGGCCGCCAAGTCCGATGTACCTGTGCAAAAAGTGTCCCTGCCCGAGCTGCAGAAGAAGCTGGAATCGCAGGGCCAAGTTGTGCAGTTCATCCCCGGCAAACCGGAGAAGTGTGAGCACCTGAATGGTCCGCCGGAGTTCTAG
- a CDS encoding DUF2130 domain-containing protein produces the protein MADTITCPNCHADIPLSDAVTHSLREEFDRDFAEKQRKLEQEIAARQKEVEAQRQKNEAARAELDREVAQRLAAEKKKLTEQAVREAKEGFALELQDARTQLAERSQKLEEAQRNELALRTKQREVEERAKNLELEVQRKVDEQTSRLEEDARRRAAEEQHLRLADKDKLINDLKTQIETLKQKAEQGSQQSQGEVMELELEDLLKEAFVLDEFLPVPQGTRGADLLQKVRNNLGHDCGTIIWESKRTKNWSPGWLGKLKDDQRAQGAELAILVSQVLPDGVSHGGHVDGVWICNFPFALALAAALRNGLLQVSAAKRAESGKEEKMAVLYQFLTSPQFKHQIEGVVESFVEMKKDLDGERRAMERLWKKREMQLTRVLNGTSGLYGSLQGIMGSTALPEIKALELGGEEESAVAAS, from the coding sequence ATGGCCGATACCATCACCTGCCCGAACTGCCACGCGGACATCCCTCTGAGCGATGCTGTCACGCATAGCTTGCGGGAGGAGTTCGATCGCGACTTCGCGGAAAAGCAGCGGAAGCTGGAGCAGGAAATCGCGGCACGGCAGAAGGAAGTCGAGGCCCAGCGGCAGAAGAATGAAGCTGCCCGCGCCGAGCTCGATCGCGAAGTAGCACAGCGCCTGGCTGCGGAGAAGAAGAAACTCACCGAGCAGGCCGTGCGTGAGGCGAAAGAAGGCTTCGCCCTGGAGCTCCAGGACGCACGCACCCAACTCGCCGAGCGCAGCCAGAAGCTGGAGGAAGCCCAGCGCAATGAACTGGCCCTGCGCACGAAGCAGCGCGAGGTGGAGGAGCGCGCCAAGAACCTGGAACTCGAAGTGCAGCGCAAAGTCGATGAGCAGACCTCCCGCCTGGAGGAGGATGCCCGCCGCCGCGCCGCGGAGGAGCAGCACCTGCGACTGGCGGACAAGGACAAGCTCATCAATGATCTCAAGACGCAGATCGAAACGCTCAAGCAGAAAGCCGAGCAGGGCTCCCAGCAAAGCCAGGGCGAAGTGATGGAACTCGAACTGGAGGATCTGCTGAAGGAAGCGTTTGTGCTGGATGAATTCCTCCCCGTGCCGCAGGGCACCCGTGGCGCCGATCTCCTGCAGAAGGTGCGCAATAACCTGGGCCACGATTGCGGCACCATCATCTGGGAAAGCAAACGCACGAAGAACTGGAGTCCCGGCTGGCTCGGCAAGCTCAAGGATGATCAGCGCGCCCAGGGAGCGGAACTTGCCATCCTCGTAAGCCAGGTCCTGCCGGATGGTGTCTCCCACGGCGGCCATGTCGATGGCGTGTGGATCTGCAATTTCCCCTTCGCCCTCGCCCTCGCTGCGGCACTGAGAAATGGACTGCTGCAAGTCTCTGCCGCAAAGCGTGCGGAATCCGGCAAGGAAGAGAAGATGGCGGTGCTGTATCAGTTCCTCACCAGCCCACAGTTCAAGCACCAGATTGAGGGCGTGGTGGAGTCCTTCGTGGAAATGAAGAAGGACCTCGACGGAGAGCGCCGCGCCATGGAGCGCCTCTGGAAGAAGCGCGAGATGCAACTCACCCGCGTGCTCAATGGCACCAGCGGATTGTACGGCAGCCTCCAGGGCATCATGGGCAGCACCGCACTGCCGGAGATCAAGGCACTGGAGTTGGGGGGTGAGGAGGAGTCGGCGGTGGCGGCATCCTGA